In Clostridium ljungdahlii DSM 13528, the genomic window CAATTCAATGAATGATGAAAAAAAGCTATTTGTTTCTAATGCAGTAACAGATACTGCCATGCAAATTTCTAGAAGATTAGGTTATATGGGCAATAAATTATACATGGACAGATAAGATTATGCCATGTGTATAAATTTATTTTAATAAAATGTTATGGAGTACTTAATTTATTAAAAGGAGGAGTTTTTTGAATGTGGAAAAAACTAGAAAACCTAAAAAAGATTGAAGAAACTGGAATTCTTCTGATGATTCGTTTAGATAGTGAAGATGAAGCTATGAAGGTAGCTGAAGCAGCTATAAAGGGTGGAATTTTGGCACTAGAAATTACTATGAGTGTACCAAATGCACTTGGAATTGTTAAAAAGCTATCTGAAAAATATAAAGAAAAAGGACTTGTTATTGGAGTAGGAACTGTTCTTGATCCAGAAACCGCACGAGCAGCTATCCTTGCAGGTGCAAATATGCTTGTAAGCCCTAATTTAAATCCTGAAATGATTAAGATGGGAAAACGCTATCAAACAGTTATTATTAGTGGTGCATTTACACCAACAGAAATTGTAAATACCCTAGAAGAAGGTGCAGATATTGTAAAATTATTTCCAACTGAGTTCATTGGCCCAGCTTATGTCAAAACAGTTAAAGGTCCATTAGATCAAGCAGCTATTATGCCAAGCGGCGGAGTAACCCTAGAAAATGCCGGAGAATGGCTTCAAGCAGGGGCAACATGCCTTGGAGTTGGCAGTGGTATAACTAAAGCAGCTCAAAAAGATGGCGATTACACAAAAGTAACTAAAGCAGCTGAACTATTTTTAAAAGTAGTTAAAGAAAGCCGCTAAAATAATTAAAAATTCAAATTGTCTCGTATTGCATGGACACCTTTGCAAAGGCATTTGACGGTGTAACTTTGCAAAAGTAAGTGCAGTACCTGAAATCACACATAAAGAACGATTGCAAATTGTGAAAACGGTTAATTACGTATGATTGGAGGATTAATAATGAAACAAGAAGAAAACATGTCTAATACACAATCTATGGATAATTCTAAAAGTAAATTAAACATTCGCTGGGCTTTTGTCATTTTACTACTAATTGGGGCAATTGTCAATTATTTAGATAGGGCAAATCTTAGTGTTGCCAATACGACTATTGCAAGGGAATTTCATTTATCATCAACTCAAATGGGGCTTTTGTTATCTGCATTTTTGTGGCCCTATGCAATTGCAAATTTGCCATCTGGATGGTTAGTAGATAAATTTGGACCCAAAAAGATGTTTTCATTTGCATCAGGATTTTGGTCTACGGCAACTATTATATGTTCTTTTATAAGTTCATATCCACTATTTTATTTAATGCGTATGATTTTGGGAGTAGCTGAGTCACCATTTTTTACAGCTGGCCTTAAAGTAAATCAGAGGTGGTTTTCAGATGAAGAAAGAGGATTACCGGTTGCAATTATAAATACAGGCTCACAAATTTCTAATGCAGTTGCTCCACCAATTTTAACACTTTTGCTAGTTGCTTTTGGATGGAGGAGTATGTTTGTTATAATAGGTGTACTTGGTATTTTGGTTTTATTAGTATGGCAAAAACTATATAGAGATCCTACATCTGAAGAAACAATTGCAATAAAAGGTTCCCTAGAAGCTGCCCAAGAAGTTAGAAAATCAGGCAAACAAGCTTCATGGGGAGAATTATTTAAACATAGAAACACATGGTTTATGATAATAGGAAACTTCGGAATAATGTTTACTATATGGGTATACTTAACATGGCTTCCATCTTACTTACAAAAGGAGCGTGGTTTTAGTTTAACTCAAAGCGGTTTTATAGCTTCTCTTCCATATATATGTGGTATTGTAGGGGTACTTTTAGGTGGAACTATATCAGATTACTTAATTAAAAAGGGTGTCCAGGCTATAACTTCACGTAAATTTCCTATAGTTGGAGGAGCCCTTCTTGCAGCAATATCTACAGCTCCACTTCCATTTATAAAGAGTACTAGTGTAATTATTGTACTTCTTTGTGTTGGATACTTTGCATCACAATTGCCTTCAGGAGTTATATGGACTCTTGCAGCTGATGTTGCACCAAGTGATCAAGTTGCATCACTAGGAGCAATCCAAAATTTTGGTGGATTTTTAGGAGCAGCAATAGCACCAATAGCAACAGGAATTATACTTGACAAAACAGGAACTATAGGCGGTGTATTCCTAATAGGGGCAGGACTCCTTATCCTTGGAGCTATTTCATATGGAATATTTTTAAAGCCGGTAAATATGGGAGGCGCAAATTAATGACTCCGAGAGCTGTATTTTTAGTTGGACCTGCTGGTTCTGGAAAATCAACAGTTGGAAAACTTATTGCATCACATTTTCAATTTGCATATTTAGATAAAGATGTAGTGTGTAATAAATTTACGGGTAAATTGCTAGAAACTCAAGGAATTTCTCCTGATGCTCGTGATGGTTGTGAATTTTATCAAAAGCGGATTATGCCGATGGAATACGAGACTTTGCTTCAAATAGCCGCAGACAATATAAAAAGTGGTATATCAGTAGTATTGGATGCGCCATTTGTAGGATATTTTACAGATGAAAACTATATAAATAAGTTAAAAGAAAAATATAGCCTTGAAAACTATGTTCCCTTGGTTTTAAGAGTATCAGTATCAGCTAAAGTATTACTTAAGAGAATTAGAGAGCGTAATTTTAAAAGGGATGAGTGGAAACTTAAAAACTGGGATATTTTTATAGATAGTTTAAAATCCAAACAGTGTCTATGGAAAAATGTTAAGATAAAGGAATTTGATAATAGTAACGAAGAGATTGACACAAATAATTTATTTAAAATAATAGAAGAAAACTGTTAATAGTGTTTTATTAACAAAGTTAGAAATGGGTATAGAGTTTTTTGAAAAACAAATCTATACCAATTATTTTATTATCTAGTTATCCTAAAATGTATCAATTTTAAAATTTTTATGGTATATGTAAGAAGTTACCATATTTAATTAGAAATGGTCAAGTATTGTTTATTGACAAAAAAAATTGCATAATATATAGTGAAAGAATATTTTGTGACGGAGGTTTTTGAAATGGCATTAAGAAATATACGTACTTTAGGTGATGAAATATTGAGGAAGAAGTGCCGGGCTGTAGAAAAAGTTGACGATAGAATTTTAACTTTACTTAAGGATATGGCAGATACGCTGCATAACACAGAAAATGGCGCGGCAATAGCAGCACCACAAGTTGGTGTCTTAAGAAGAGCAGTTGTTATAGACATGGGTGAAGGTATAATATGCCTAGTAAATCCAGAAATAATTGAAGAAGAAGGAAGCCAGGAAGTTATAGAAGGATGTTTAAGTATTCCTAATAAGTGGGGAAAGTTAATTAGACCTGCGAAGGTAAAAGTAAAAGCATTAAATGAAAAAGGTGAGGAATTTACAATAACAGGAGAAGGAGATTTAGCTAAGTGTTTATGTCATGAAATAGAACATTTAGATGGAATACTCTTTATAGATAAAGTAACAGAATTTATAGAATAAAGATAATACTAAAATGTATTGTATTTGTTTTAAAATAATATGACATATTAAATAATGTTTGATTTTTTATATTATATTTTTTGGACAACAAGTAATTATCGGATAGATTTGAAAAGACATGAAAGTGGTTTCTCCAACTTTATTTAGAGAAGCCACTTTTGTTATTTTTAAGTGTACAAGCTAATATCTACTGTGGGTGTCTTTTCCACAAACTTGGTAGCCTTTTTCACTGCTGTAAACCTTCCACTGAGTTCTTGCACCAAAGTCATTGTTATTTATATTTATAGGCTCTTCATCATTTTTTGATTTTTCTACCTTTTTATTATCAATTTTATCTCCTAGTTTTTTTGTCATAGAAAGCACCTCCTTTTATAGTTTTACTCCAAGATGTTTTTTTATGATATGTATCTTAAGGTTCTATTTCCATAAGATTATATTATTAAATAATTATAAATAATTAATAGAAAATGTTATAATTAACTAAATGGTAAAGATAACCTAAAATAAAAGAGAGTTACTAAATCATATTTTAGATAAAAATAGCAGATAATAAACGTAAAATATTAAATTATTAAAGTAAGGTGATATTATGGGAAAAATACATGGCTTTTATACAATGCCTCATCCTCCTATTGCAGTTCCTGAAATAGGACGCGGTCAGGAGATAAAAATAAAAAATACATTGGATGCCTGTTATAAAGTGGGTGAAGATATAGCATCTATAAAACCGGATACGATAATAATAATTACACCCCATGGACCAATGTTTAGTGATGCAATTGCAGTGTCTTATGAGAATAGTATCCATGGTGATTTAGGAAAATTTGGGGTTCCTGAGGTAAGTCAGAGTTCAAATATAAATCTGCCTTTAACAGAAAAGATAATAGAGTATTCAAAAGAACAAAATATTTTAATAGGAAAGATAACAACAAGGTCTGCCCAGGAATATGGGATGGAATATGAATTAGATCATGGTGCCTTAGTGCCATTGTACTTTGTAAATAAAAAGTATCCAAATTATAAGTTGGTTCATATAACTTATGGAATGCTTTCTAAAATGGAACTCTATAAATTTGGAATGTGTATTAAAAAAGCTGTAAATGAGGTCAATACCAAGGCAGTATTCATTGCCAGTGGAGATTTATCTCATAGACTTACAAAAGATGGACCTTATGAATACAGCCCTTATGGGGAAAAGTTTGATAGGGAAATAACTTCACTTCTTGAGAAGGGCGATGTTTTGAAAATATTTGATATGGATAAAGAAACTGTAAGTGAAGCAGGAGAATGTGGACTGAGATCTTACTATATAATGTTGGGAGCCATGGATGGATGCGACATTAAAGGTAAAATCCTATCTTATGAAGGTCCCTTTGGTGTTGGATATGGTGTAATGAGTTTTTCACTTAAAGATAATGGTAGAGACACTTATAGTAAATTAATAGAAGAAAGACAAAAAATAATTGCGGCAAAAAGAAAAACTGAAGATCCTTATGTAAAGCTTGCTCGTGAAAGTTTAACTTCTTATTTGGTTTATCATAAATATTTAGAAAATCCTGATTATGTAACTGACGAAATGAAAAATAGCAAAAGGGGAGTTTTTGTATCCATGAAGAAGGAAGGTCAGCTGAGGGGATGTATTGGGACTATTTTTCCAACAACAGAGAATATAGCTGAAGAAATTATCAAAAATTCCGTTTCATCAGGAATAAATGATCCTAGATTTATGCCAGTTAGAAAAGATGAGCTTGAAGATATAGATTTTTCCGTAGATGTGCTTACAAAGCCAGAAGAAGCTTCGAAAGGGGAACTTGACCCTGAAAGATATGGTGTAATAGTTCAAAAAGGTTCTAGATGCGGTCTTTTACTTCCAGACTTGGAAGGAGTGGATACTGTAGATAAACAGCTTCAAATTGCACTTGAAAAGGGAAACATATCTCCTAATGAAGACTATACTATTGAAAAGTTTGAGGTTATAAGGCATAAGTAAAGTTTTTGAGTATTGGAGGAAGATAACTTTTGTTACACGAAGGACTGTTTTATGAAAAACAGAATGATAGAGTAAAATGTATGTTATGTCCCCATAACTGCATTATAGGTGATAAAAAGCAGGGAAGATGTTCTGTTAGAACTAATGAAAATGGTGTGCTCCAAGCTACAAATTATGGTGAAATAACATCTATGGCAGTTGATCCAGTAGAAAAAAAACCTCTTTATCATTTTAAACCTGGTAGAAACATTCTGTCCGTAGGAAGTTTTGGATGTAATTTTTCCTGCAGCTTTTGTCAAAATTATACCATAGCCCAGTATAGACCTAAAAGTGAGTATGTGTCTCCTGAAAAATTAATAGAAGCATGCTTGGATATAAAAGATAATATAGGTATAGCTTTTACTTATAATGAGCCCAGTATATGGTATGAATATGTATATGAAACCTCGAAAAAGCTGAAAGAAAACCATCCGGAATTTAATGTAGTACTTGTTACAAATGGATATATTGAGGTAGAACCACTTCAAAAGCTTTTACCTTATGTAGATGCCATGAATATAGATTTAAAGGCATTTAATCCAAAATACTATAAAAAAGTATGTGGAGGAGATGTTGAATCCGTACTTAAAATTATAAGTGAATCAGCCAAGAAGACTCATGTAGAGGTAACCACGCTGCTTGTAAATGACCTAAATGATTCTGCTTCGGAAGTGGAAAGTATTGCTTCCTATCTTGGAAATTTAAATAGAGACATTCCGCTTCATCTGTCAAGATATTTTCCAACTTATAAGATGGATAGACCAGCTACAGATATAGATGTAATGGTAGAATCAAGAAAAATTGCAAAAAAATATTTAAATTACATCTACCTTGGAAATGTTCAAGGAGTTGACAGTTCTACATACTGTCCTAAGTGTGGCGAGCTTTTAGTAGAGAGAACCAGGTATTTCACTGAGGTTCGTATGGATAGCAATAAATGTCCTAAGTGTGGATTTCCTATAAATATAGTATTTTAAAAATTAAAGCAGGTGACTTTGCTAAGGTTACCTGCTTTAATTTATGGCAAATAGTATTTAAGATTCATTGGATAATAATTTAAGATGGTCATTTTAATCATTTCATTTGAATTATTTATATATGTATGGGTTTTAGAGGCATCAAATGAAATGGAATCTCCTGGACTTAAAACATAGGTCTTATTATCTGTTTCAAGAGTAAGCTCTCCATCAAAAACCAGAATGTACTCATACTCATCCTCACCGTGAGAATTTGAAGTATAGGAACTTTCTGTATCTAATTCAACTCTAAACAATTCAAAATTTCTTTCATTTTGAGTAGAAAAGTGGCAGTAAACTCTGTACTTTCCATCTTCACTGCATTGATTTATAGTGTTTTCTTTTTTTACTAAAGTAGTTTTACTTTTAGGCTCGTCTATAAGTACTGTATAGGGAACTTTAAGCCCATTTGCCAGTTTCCATATTGTATTTATAGTTGGGTTTGATTGACCTCTTTCTATTTGTCCTATCATAACCTTGCTAACACCTGAGAGTTCAGAAAGATTGCTTAAGCTGAGCTTTTTATCACTTCTGAGTTTCTTGAGATTTGAAGCAATTATATTATTTAAATTCATTTTATTTCACCTCTTGACAAATATAACGTACGGTTGTATAAATATAGTATATTAAATTAAATTATAACGTACGGTAGTTACATTATAACATACAAAATAGAACTATTAAATATTAGGGGGCAAAAATGGCTGAACAAGATACAACTTACTCAAACAAAAATTCTTTTATAAGTGGGGCAATAGATTGTATTCCAACTTTGTTTGGATATTTAAGCATAGGATTTGCCTGTGGGGTAGTGAGTAAATCCTGTGGGATGACTATCTTAGAAACAGTGGCGATGAGTACTTTCATATATGCAGGTTCGTCTCAATTTGCTGCTGCAGGAATGATACTGTCATCAGCATCAGTTCCAGGTGTAGTCTTGACTGTGTTTTTAGTAAATTTAAGACATCTTTTGATGAGTGCATCTATAGTACCTTATTTTAGTAAAAATTCACTTTTTAAAAATTTTACAGTAGGGGCACTTTTAACAGATGAAACTTTTGCACTTGCTTCATCAAAGGCAAATAGTGAAGACAAAATAGACTACAAGTGGATGATGGGAATAAACCTGACAGCCTATATAAATTGGATCTTTGCAACTTTTATCGGGGCATGCTTTAGCAGCTTGATATATGACTATAAAAAGTTTGGACTTGATTTTGCACTTCCAGCTATGTTCATAGGTTTATTGATTTCAAGTGTGAAGGAAAATTCTAATTTAAGAAGATCCTGTGTAATTATAATTTCCTCTGCTGTAATATTGATTATTTCTATTAAATTTTTATCTGCAAATACGGGAATTATGATTGCAGCCATACTTGGAGTAATTATAGGGGGGGAATAAGAAAGTGAATATGTATATCTGGTACATAATTATAGGCGGCTGTATAGTAACAATAATTCCTAGGATACTTCCTGTAATGTTGATTTCAAGAATTAATATAAATGATAGAACAGCGGAATTTTTAAAATATATTCCCATTTCTATTTTGACAGCCCTTGTAGTGTCATCACTGTTTATTTTAAATAATAAATTTTCTATAGATATAGCTACTGTACTTGCATCAATTATAACTGCAGTAGTAGCTGTTAAAAAGAATAATTTGCTTTTAACTGTAATAGTAGGGGTAATATCCATAGCAGTGTTAAGAATGATATTTTGATTTTTTAACTGGCGGTTAAGTTTTTTATATAAATTCAACTATGTGTCCATTGGTATAAGAGCTCTGATAAGGTATACTAAGTGTTGTAAGGCCTTATAATCAAATTATGGAGTGAATATGATATGGATAAGTTGCAGATAGGTGAAATAATATTTAAACTTAGAAAAGAGAAAGGAATTACACAGGATCAATTAGGAGGATTTATTGGAGTGTCTACAGCAGCAGTGTCAAAGTGGGAAAGTGGTAATTCCTATCCAGATATAACTCTTCTTCCTGTACTTGCATCATATTTTAATGTTTCTATAGATAAACTTTTGAATTATAAAATTGAACTCTCTGAAAAAGAAGTTATGGAGATATTTAAAAAATGTGAAGTATTGTTTAGTAGTGATAAAGTTGATGAAGGAATTGATAAATCCATGGAATACATATCAAAATATAAATCAAGTTATTATTTGAAATATATGATTGGAGGCCTGTTTAACATGTATTCATGGAAAAAGGGAGAAGAAAAGATAGAAAATATAATGCTTAAAAATTCTGTTGAATTGCTTGAAAATGTAGTGGAAAATTGTAATGATACAAAATTAGTTGAACAAGCACTATTTCAGCTTGGTGGTATTTATTCTTCCATTGGAGAAAATGATAAGGGAATAGAAGCTTTAAATAAAATTCATAAAAATCAATTTAATGTTGATTTTATGCTTGCAAATATATATTTAAGTAAAAATGAGATGAAAGAAGCGAGAAAGATACTTCAAAGTCAGCTGTGGAAAAATATATTTGGAATTAGTTTTACCTGTTTAGCATTGGCTAAATCTTATATTAAAGATAAAAACTCAGATGTTATAGATAAATATTGCAATTTGGCTGTAAGTGTTAAAAAGTTATTTTCTCCAGAATGTGATAAAGTTATTGGTATGCATGTAGAATATATGAATTTTGCACAAATTTATCTTAGGCTTGACGAAAATAAAAAGGCAATAGAAATGTTGTATAAGTGGATACAATGCATTAAAAATAATGATATAAATGCACCTAAAGATTTTTCATCTACCTGGTGTTTCAATGAACTTTCAGAAGGAGAACGTGCCTTTACTTTGGATTTGTATGAAAATATGATGAAGGTGTTAGAAGATCCAGTATTTGATCCTATTAGGAAAAGTAATGATTTTAAGGCTATTTTAAAAGATTTGAAGGAAATTAGAAAACTCAGATAGATTACGCTTAGTTCCATAATTGTAAATATTGTTTTTTAAAACTGTATAAAAAAATACGCCATATGGAGTATATTAAAAAATTTTTTTCTCTATACAATTGTAGTTGTATGGAGAAATTTTTTTGTTTTCAATTATAGTACATTTAGATCCAAAATAAGATAAAAGGAGATAAGCTAAATGAGTAAGATAATAAATGTTATACCAAACGATGATTATACACTTCTAATAGAATTTGAAGATGGCAGTAAAATTTTATTTAATATGAAAAGGCTAATAAAGACAATGCGTTACTTAAGTTTAACTGATATTGAGCGTTTCAAAAATGTAAGAATTAAGGACAAAGTAATTTCCTGGGATGATTTTGATAATTTAAAACCTCAAATGCTGCCGTTAGCTATTACACTTGACAATATTTTGCTTATGCTGAGAGACTAATATGTTAATTTGTTGTGTCTAGTTGTGAATAATGTTGGAAGACATAAAAAGATTTTGGTAAAAAATCTGATGATAAAGTATTATGAAAAAATAAAAAGTTACTGTATAATAATATTAATCCATTGTAAACAAAAGAAAGGAAGAATGTTTATGCCATACATAAATTCAAGATTAACAGTAAAACTTTCATATGAGCAAAAAAAGCGTATAAAGGATGAAATGGGAAAAATAATTTCAGAGATTCCTGGAAAATCCGAAGAATGGCTTATGGTAAGTTTTGATGATGATAAAACAATTTATTTTAGAGGAAATAAAATGGAAAAGGCTGCCCTTGTTGAAGTAAAAATATGTGGAACTACTGAAAGGACTTACAAAAATAAGGTTACTGATTTAATATGTTCTTTTTATCAATCAGAGTTCGATATACCAAAGGATAGTATATATGTAATCTTTAGTGAAATTAGCGATTGGGGATTCAATGGAAACTTATTCTAGACATTCAATTATGGGCTTGCGCCAGGCAGGTCTATTTTTTACAAGAAATCTGTGTATATTAAGCAATAATTTTAAGGAGAGTTAGAAATGAATATTCAAATATTTGGAGTGAA contains:
- a CDS encoding bifunctional 2-keto-4-hydroxyglutarate aldolase/2-keto-3-deoxy-6-phosphogluconate aldolase; the protein is MWKKLENLKKIEETGILLMIRLDSEDEAMKVAEAAIKGGILALEITMSVPNALGIVKKLSEKYKEKGLVIGVGTVLDPETARAAILAGANMLVSPNLNPEMIKMGKRYQTVIISGAFTPTEIVNTLEEGADIVKLFPTEFIGPAYVKTVKGPLDQAAIMPSGGVTLENAGEWLQAGATCLGVGSGITKAAQKDGDYTKVTKAAELFLKVVKESR
- a CDS encoding MFS transporter, coding for MKQEENMSNTQSMDNSKSKLNIRWAFVILLLIGAIVNYLDRANLSVANTTIAREFHLSSTQMGLLLSAFLWPYAIANLPSGWLVDKFGPKKMFSFASGFWSTATIICSFISSYPLFYLMRMILGVAESPFFTAGLKVNQRWFSDEERGLPVAIINTGSQISNAVAPPILTLLLVAFGWRSMFVIIGVLGILVLLVWQKLYRDPTSEETIAIKGSLEAAQEVRKSGKQASWGELFKHRNTWFMIIGNFGIMFTIWVYLTWLPSYLQKERGFSLTQSGFIASLPYICGIVGVLLGGTISDYLIKKGVQAITSRKFPIVGGALLAAISTAPLPFIKSTSVIIVLLCVGYFASQLPSGVIWTLAADVAPSDQVASLGAIQNFGGFLGAAIAPIATGIILDKTGTIGGVFLIGAGLLILGAISYGIFLKPVNMGGAN
- a CDS encoding AAA family ATPase; this encodes MTPRAVFLVGPAGSGKSTVGKLIASHFQFAYLDKDVVCNKFTGKLLETQGISPDARDGCEFYQKRIMPMEYETLLQIAADNIKSGISVVLDAPFVGYFTDENYINKLKEKYSLENYVPLVLRVSVSAKVLLKRIRERNFKRDEWKLKNWDIFIDSLKSKQCLWKNVKIKEFDNSNEEIDTNNLFKIIEENC
- the def gene encoding peptide deformylase, with the protein product MALRNIRTLGDEILRKKCRAVEKVDDRILTLLKDMADTLHNTENGAAIAAPQVGVLRRAVVIDMGEGIICLVNPEIIEEEGSQEVIEGCLSIPNKWGKLIRPAKVKVKALNEKGEEFTITGEGDLAKCLCHEIEHLDGILFIDKVTEFIE
- the amrA gene encoding AmmeMemoRadiSam system protein A, with amino-acid sequence MGKIHGFYTMPHPPIAVPEIGRGQEIKIKNTLDACYKVGEDIASIKPDTIIIITPHGPMFSDAIAVSYENSIHGDLGKFGVPEVSQSSNINLPLTEKIIEYSKEQNILIGKITTRSAQEYGMEYELDHGALVPLYFVNKKYPNYKLVHITYGMLSKMELYKFGMCIKKAVNEVNTKAVFIASGDLSHRLTKDGPYEYSPYGEKFDREITSLLEKGDVLKIFDMDKETVSEAGECGLRSYYIMLGAMDGCDIKGKILSYEGPFGVGYGVMSFSLKDNGRDTYSKLIEERQKIIAAKRKTEDPYVKLARESLTSYLVYHKYLENPDYVTDEMKNSKRGVFVSMKKEGQLRGCIGTIFPTTENIAEEIIKNSVSSGINDPRFMPVRKDELEDIDFSVDVLTKPEEASKGELDPERYGVIVQKGSRCGLLLPDLEGVDTVDKQLQIALEKGNISPNEDYTIEKFEVIRHK
- the amrS gene encoding AmmeMemoRadiSam system radical SAM enzyme, yielding MLHEGLFYEKQNDRVKCMLCPHNCIIGDKKQGRCSVRTNENGVLQATNYGEITSMAVDPVEKKPLYHFKPGRNILSVGSFGCNFSCSFCQNYTIAQYRPKSEYVSPEKLIEACLDIKDNIGIAFTYNEPSIWYEYVYETSKKLKENHPEFNVVLVTNGYIEVEPLQKLLPYVDAMNIDLKAFNPKYYKKVCGGDVESVLKIISESAKKTHVEVTTLLVNDLNDSASEVESIASYLGNLNRDIPLHLSRYFPTYKMDRPATDIDVMVESRKIAKKYLNYIYLGNVQGVDSSTYCPKCGELLVERTRYFTEVRMDSNKCPKCGFPINIVF
- a CDS encoding helix-turn-helix domain-containing protein, with translation MNLNNIIASNLKKLRSDKKLSLSNLSELSGVSKVMIGQIERGQSNPTINTIWKLANGLKVPYTVLIDEPKSKTTLVKKENTINQCSEDGKYRVYCHFSTQNERNFELFRVELDTESSYTSNSHGEDEYEYILVFDGELTLETDNKTYVLSPGDSISFDASKTHTYINNSNEMIKMTILNYYPMNLKYYLP
- a CDS encoding AzlC family ABC transporter permease, which produces MAEQDTTYSNKNSFISGAIDCIPTLFGYLSIGFACGVVSKSCGMTILETVAMSTFIYAGSSQFAAAGMILSSASVPGVVLTVFLVNLRHLLMSASIVPYFSKNSLFKNFTVGALLTDETFALASSKANSEDKIDYKWMMGINLTAYINWIFATFIGACFSSLIYDYKKFGLDFALPAMFIGLLISSVKENSNLRRSCVIIISSAVILIISIKFLSANTGIMIAAILGVIIGGE
- a CDS encoding AzlD domain-containing protein, whose amino-acid sequence is MYIWYIIIGGCIVTIIPRILPVMLISRININDRTAEFLKYIPISILTALVVSSLFILNNKFSIDIATVLASIITAVVAVKKNNLLLTVIVGVISIAVLRMIF
- a CDS encoding helix-turn-helix domain-containing protein, whose protein sequence is MDKLQIGEIIFKLRKEKGITQDQLGGFIGVSTAAVSKWESGNSYPDITLLPVLASYFNVSIDKLLNYKIELSEKEVMEIFKKCEVLFSSDKVDEGIDKSMEYISKYKSSYYLKYMIGGLFNMYSWKKGEEKIENIMLKNSVELLENVVENCNDTKLVEQALFQLGGIYSSIGENDKGIEALNKIHKNQFNVDFMLANIYLSKNEMKEARKILQSQLWKNIFGISFTCLALAKSYIKDKNSDVIDKYCNLAVSVKKLFSPECDKVIGMHVEYMNFAQIYLRLDENKKAIEMLYKWIQCIKNNDINAPKDFSSTWCFNELSEGERAFTLDLYENMMKVLEDPVFDPIRKSNDFKAILKDLKEIRKLR
- a CDS encoding DUF2442 domain-containing protein; this translates as MSKIINVIPNDDYTLLIEFEDGSKILFNMKRLIKTMRYLSLTDIERFKNVRIKDKVISWDDFDNLKPQMLPLAITLDNILLMLRD
- a CDS encoding phenylpyruvate tautomerase MIF-related protein, coding for MPYINSRLTVKLSYEQKKRIKDEMGKIISEIPGKSEEWLMVSFDDDKTIYFRGNKMEKAALVEVKICGTTERTYKNKVTDLICSFYQSEFDIPKDSIYVIFSEISDWGFNGNLF